In Candidatus Defluviilinea proxima, a single genomic region encodes these proteins:
- a CDS encoding tetratricopeptide repeat protein — protein MRPLLRNTLILTLILLSILVPYIASGYSELRKAETARTHLEAAEHYQAAALRIPWRADLYELAGHHFYYAEEYVKADAAYQTALKRNALSPEGWVAWGDVTYLNGDLERGSEIWAQGIEQPNSSDKLYSRLAQTYQDRGEYSKAAEYLQLYVNVHTEDAPAQYRLGLLLTISNPNEALSHLSNASQLDPQFDSAFQILRTALNLSALSNSPSEQKVLIGRGLGLVQEWELARVAFEQAVQLDEKNAEAWAWLGEADQQTAKNDALTSLDRALSLDPNSAIVHGLRGLYFQRIGNHREALAEFQEAAKLDPENPSWYVSIGQEFAGLGDLIRAVQAYQVAIALKPDSAEYYLLLANFCAQSNANVRDVGIPAAQKAVQMEPTNPSALDTLGWLLTLDGRTYEAESLLQQALTLDPKLASAHYHLALLYLQANDFDAMRIHLVAARDLGSAEAEALLQQYFP, from the coding sequence ATGCGTCCCCTCCTCCGCAATACACTGATCCTTACTTTGATCCTGCTTTCGATCCTCGTGCCTTATATTGCATCGGGATATTCTGAACTACGTAAAGCGGAAACGGCTCGCACACATCTCGAGGCCGCGGAACATTATCAAGCCGCCGCGCTACGCATTCCGTGGCGGGCTGATCTCTATGAACTGGCCGGACATCATTTTTATTATGCCGAAGAATACGTAAAGGCCGATGCCGCATATCAAACTGCATTAAAGAGAAATGCACTTTCTCCGGAAGGGTGGGTAGCGTGGGGTGATGTCACTTATTTGAATGGCGACCTCGAACGCGGCTCTGAAATTTGGGCGCAAGGCATTGAGCAACCTAATTCGTCTGACAAATTGTATTCGCGCCTCGCACAAACCTATCAAGACCGCGGCGAGTATTCGAAAGCCGCAGAATATCTTCAACTATATGTGAACGTTCATACGGAGGATGCCCCCGCTCAATATCGTTTAGGCCTCCTGTTGACTATATCCAATCCGAATGAAGCTTTATCTCACCTGTCGAACGCCTCTCAACTGGACCCTCAATTTGATTCGGCCTTCCAGATCCTTCGCACCGCCTTGAATTTGTCCGCGTTAAGCAACTCGCCCTCTGAGCAAAAGGTGCTCATCGGGCGTGGACTTGGTCTCGTGCAGGAATGGGAGTTGGCGCGTGTCGCGTTCGAGCAAGCCGTCCAATTAGATGAGAAGAATGCTGAGGCATGGGCATGGCTTGGAGAGGCGGATCAGCAAACGGCTAAGAACGATGCGTTGACGTCCCTTGATCGCGCGTTGAGTCTGGATCCCAATTCCGCCATCGTGCATGGCTTGCGCGGACTCTACTTCCAGCGTATTGGGAATCATCGTGAAGCGTTGGCCGAATTTCAAGAGGCCGCAAAACTCGACCCAGAGAATCCATCCTGGTATGTTTCGATCGGACAGGAATTTGCCGGGCTGGGAGATTTAATTCGTGCGGTGCAGGCGTATCAAGTTGCGATCGCGCTCAAGCCAGATAGCGCGGAGTATTATCTTTTGCTTGCGAACTTTTGCGCGCAGAGCAATGCCAATGTGCGTGATGTGGGGATACCTGCCGCGCAGAAGGCCGTGCAAATGGAGCCGACAAATCCATCTGCGTTGGATACGCTTGGCTGGTTGTTGACGTTGGATGGTCGTACCTATGAGGCCGAGAGTTTATTGCAACAGGCTTTGACTCTGGACCCCAAACTTGCCTCGGCACATTATCATCTGGCGTTGTTGTATCTTCAAGCGAATGATTTCGATGCGATGCGTATACACCTCGTTGCCGCACGTGACTTGGGGAGTGCTGAAGCCGAAGCGTTATTGCAACAGTATTTTCCATAA
- a CDS encoding DNA replication/repair protein RecF, translating to MYLKHLSLTNFRKFTRLDIDLPKRVVLLTGDNAQGKTTVLEAIYFLAAFTSFQTHADRQIVNLEEAKTGSLTVTRLVADYQRGKSKHRIEVRLILEPVGVLNGQRLRKEILLDGVKKPANEVIGHFNAVIFVPQMSQIIEGAPDDRRRYLNLALAQSVPAYARVLSEYNQALTQRNALLKALSENGGNRDQLEVWDDALSRLGSQLILWRIQAIQRIEHLASRVHHELTHGTEILRLAYEPAYDPLPKPSGQLGLKIDTAVDRSGFELDDIQNGFREKLRDLRNEEVARGVTTIGPHRDELRFLANDIDLGDYGSRGQIRTALLALKLAEVNWMKERTGEWPVILLDEVMAELDVQRRADLLKYVGESEQVLFTTTDLNLFAPEFAESAEVWKVGSGRVEK from the coding sequence ATGTATCTCAAACACCTTTCCCTCACGAACTTCCGCAAGTTTACGCGATTGGATATTGATCTTCCAAAACGCGTTGTTTTGCTTACGGGGGATAACGCACAGGGAAAGACCACGGTGCTGGAAGCCATTTATTTCCTCGCGGCATTCACATCCTTTCAAACACATGCAGATCGTCAGATCGTCAACCTTGAAGAAGCAAAGACAGGTTCGCTTACGGTCACACGCCTTGTGGCAGATTATCAACGTGGCAAGAGCAAGCATCGTATCGAAGTGCGACTTATCCTTGAGCCGGTCGGTGTGTTGAATGGTCAACGTTTGCGAAAAGAGATATTGCTCGATGGCGTGAAGAAACCTGCCAATGAGGTGATCGGTCATTTCAACGCGGTCATCTTTGTGCCGCAGATGTCGCAGATCATCGAAGGTGCGCCGGATGACCGTCGGCGATATCTCAATCTTGCGTTGGCACAATCCGTGCCTGCGTATGCGCGTGTGTTGAGCGAATACAACCAGGCACTGACCCAGCGTAATGCGTTGCTCAAAGCGTTGAGCGAGAACGGGGGAAACAGGGACCAGCTCGAAGTGTGGGATGATGCGCTGAGTCGCCTCGGATCACAACTGATTTTGTGGCGCATCCAGGCCATCCAGCGCATCGAACACCTCGCTTCGCGCGTTCATCACGAGCTGACTCACGGAACCGAGATCCTTCGTCTCGCCTATGAGCCTGCTTATGATCCGTTGCCGAAGCCAAGCGGACAGTTGGGATTGAAGATCGATACAGCCGTTGACCGTTCTGGTTTTGAGTTGGACGATATTCAAAATGGTTTCCGTGAGAAGTTGCGTGACCTGCGTAACGAAGAAGTTGCCCGTGGCGTGACCACGATTGGTCCACATCGCGATGAGTTGCGTTTTCTCGCGAACGATATTGATCTGGGTGATTACGGCTCGCGTGGACAGATCCGCACGGCATTGTTGGCGTTGAAACTCGCCGAAGTGAATTGGATGAAAGAACGCACGGGCGAATGGCCTGTGATCTTGCTCGATGAAGTGATGGCCGAACTCGATGTGCAGCGCCGCGCCGACTTGTTGAAATACGTGGGCGAAAGCGAGCAGGTGTTGTTCACGACCACAGACCTGAATTTGTTCGCTCCCGAGTTTGCGGAGAGTGCGGAAGTGTGGAAGGTGGGAAGTGGTAGAGTGGAGAAGTGA
- a CDS encoding nucleotidyltransferase domain-containing protein has protein sequence MTLSDSFIKSVLEKIDSPDVLGVGIVGSYARGQESKYSDVDFDIFVGKLPENEYDRYSLQYLDGKLVSLKYVLFDDELSTLSNPRQAIWAVPGLSGMKIVLDKDGSLAELQKMAQKFDFSLFQREADEYAAEEIMRCTEEVHKILNGLTRGHESTVLYATWGLVKNILEAIAVQRGIMIVSENRYFDLIQESVGRDTKWVSAFRTAWGLDSTSSQYQLRGSAALTLYRLTAAMFDGLIPEKHREVVKTTLRLIKESGIV, from the coding sequence ATGACCCTATCAGACTCATTTATCAAATCCGTCCTTGAAAAAATAGACTCGCCTGATGTCCTTGGTGTGGGCATTGTAGGCAGTTATGCGCGCGGACAAGAGTCGAAGTATAGCGATGTTGACTTCGATATCTTTGTCGGCAAATTACCTGAGAACGAGTATGACCGGTACAGTCTGCAGTATTTGGATGGAAAACTTGTCAGTTTGAAATATGTTCTGTTCGACGATGAACTTTCGACTTTATCGAATCCACGGCAGGCGATCTGGGCAGTGCCGGGCCTAAGTGGGATGAAGATCGTTCTTGATAAAGATGGCTCACTGGCTGAATTACAGAAAATGGCGCAGAAGTTTGATTTCTCCCTGTTCCAGCGCGAAGCGGATGAATATGCCGCAGAAGAGATCATGCGCTGTACTGAAGAAGTGCACAAGATATTGAATGGCCTCACACGCGGACATGAATCAACAGTCCTTTATGCAACGTGGGGATTGGTGAAGAATATATTGGAAGCGATCGCTGTACAGAGAGGCATCATGATCGTCAGCGAGAATCGCTACTTTGATCTGATTCAGGAATCGGTGGGACGTGATACGAAGTGGGTGAGTGCGTTCCGTACAGCTTGGGGACTCGACTCCACCTCGTCACAATATCAATTGCGCGGTTCGGCGGCGTTGACGTTGTACCGTCTCACCGCGGCGATGTTCGATGGCTTGATCCCCGAAAAGCATCGTGAAGTTGTGAAGACCACATTACGGTTGATCAAGGAGTCAGGCATCGTATGA
- a CDS encoding endonuclease III, whose amino-acid sequence MNELTQRAIKVHEKLLEFYGEPIWRNPLPAIDELVSTILSQNTNDVNRDRAFDALRAKFPTWEAVRDAREDDVVAAIRPAGLANQKGPRIQQVLNAITAERGSLDLSFLKEMSVDEARSWLTKFNGVGPKTAAIVLCFSLDMPAFPVDTHVYRVTGRIGLHPDRMTVEQAHPHLEALFPPKTYYAAHLNIIRLGREICTARKAMCEKCPLKKLCDYGKSH is encoded by the coding sequence ATGAACGAATTAACGCAACGAGCGATAAAAGTCCATGAGAAGTTACTTGAATTTTACGGCGAACCGATATGGCGCAATCCGTTACCGGCCATCGACGAATTGGTCTCGACCATCCTTTCGCAGAACACGAACGATGTGAATCGCGACCGTGCCTTTGATGCGTTGCGCGCGAAGTTTCCCACTTGGGAAGCCGTGCGCGATGCAAGAGAAGATGACGTGGTGGCGGCCATTCGCCCAGCAGGACTCGCAAATCAAAAAGGCCCGCGTATTCAGCAGGTGTTGAATGCCATCACTGCCGAGCGCGGAAGTTTGGATCTATCGTTTCTCAAAGAGATGTCTGTGGATGAAGCACGCAGTTGGCTGACGAAATTCAACGGTGTAGGACCGAAGACTGCCGCTATCGTCCTATGTTTTTCATTGGACATGCCCGCCTTCCCCGTGGATACACACGTCTATCGAGTGACGGGCCGCATCGGACTCCACCCAGATCGGATGACCGTTGAACAGGCCCATCCTCATTTGGAAGCTTTATTTCCTCCCAAAACCTATTACGCCGCACACTTGAACATCATCCGCCTGGGACGTGAAATCTGCACAGCGCGTAAGGCGATGTGTGAGAAGTGCCCGCTGAAGAAGTTGTGTGATTACGGGAAAAGCCATTAG
- a CDS encoding nucleoside triphosphate pyrophosphohydrolase family protein, giving the protein MDFNDYQQKSRKTAGYPAIGHPIIYPTLGLVNEAGEVAGKIKKVFRDKDGQISDETRDALKAELGDVLWYIAQVTTELGLTLDEVAEYNIAKLYDRLERGKIRGDGDNR; this is encoded by the coding sequence ATGGATTTCAACGACTATCAACAAAAATCACGCAAGACCGCAGGCTACCCTGCTATTGGACATCCCATCATTTACCCCACGCTGGGACTTGTCAACGAGGCGGGTGAAGTGGCAGGCAAGATCAAGAAAGTATTCCGCGATAAGGACGGCCAAATCAGCGACGAGACTCGCGATGCGCTCAAAGCCGAACTCGGCGATGTGTTGTGGTACATTGCGCAGGTCACTACCGAGTTGGGCTTAACGCTCGACGAGGTCGCTGAGTACAATATCGCTAAGTTATATGATCGATTGGAAAGAGGAAAGATCCGGGGGGATGGGGATAATAGATAG
- a CDS encoding transcriptional regulator — MTLVNDQIQAHWTNIAPLLTVRNEREYNAAVKRMNELLDEIGTNEKHPLYSLLDTLGTLIHAYEEEHFPIPESTGAEILRFLMDENGMTQSDLPEVGSQGVVSEILNNKRELNVRQIRILAKKFKISPAAFV; from the coding sequence ATGACCCTTGTAAATGACCAAATCCAAGCTCACTGGACAAATATCGCTCCCCTTCTCACCGTTCGTAATGAACGTGAATACAACGCGGCAGTCAAACGGATGAACGAATTGCTTGATGAGATCGGCACAAACGAAAAGCACCCGCTTTATAGCCTACTCGACACGCTTGGGACACTCATCCACGCCTACGAAGAAGAACACTTTCCGATTCCCGAATCCACCGGTGCGGAAATATTACGTTTCCTCATGGACGAAAACGGAATGACCCAATCCGACCTGCCAGAAGTAGGGTCTCAAGGTGTGGTTTCAGAAATATTGAACAACAAGCGCGAGTTGAATGTCCGCCAGATTCGTATACTGGCTAAAAAATTCAAAATTTCCCCTGCGGCGTTTGTATAG
- a CDS encoding type II toxin-antitoxin system HigB family toxin — protein sequence MHIISRKALIQFWEKYPDSKTSLSRWFKVVKTTEFHTFAELRDVFPSADKVQDWIVFNIGGNKYRLIVSVHFNRGKVYIRHVLTHAEYDRGDWKK from the coding sequence GTGCATATCATCTCCCGCAAAGCACTGATCCAATTCTGGGAAAAATATCCCGATAGTAAAACGTCCCTGTCTCGTTGGTTTAAAGTGGTCAAAACAACAGAGTTTCACACTTTTGCAGAGTTGCGAGATGTTTTCCCTTCAGCAGATAAGGTACAGGATTGGATCGTTTTTAATATCGGCGGGAACAAGTATCGGTTGATCGTGTCGGTTCACTTCAACCGTGGCAAGGTTTATATTCGGCATGTCCTTACGCACGCGGAATATGACCGAGGAGATTGGAAGAAATGA
- a CDS encoding GNAT family N-acetyltransferase codes for MSQITSRIYEGEKDFHTIIDLLTKLRPAKHLNDYPVKVDIEENLAAENIQANTRIWFNDGQPIAWAYLDDFNNLRWEIDSQYDELIGAELVAWGESCIRRTSTDGEANTLDASCREDYAERISFLKRHGFHQTEGTSIAMTRDLSVSIPEPKLPQGFTIRPIQGMEEAEAVASTHRAAFGTDYMTTENRLTIMNTSEYDPSLDLLAIAPDGTVTAYCTCSVNEKEKTGMTDPVATHPNYQRMGLARALLLTGMKLLKERGMASAHLGTSGDNVAMQKTAESVDFKVEYTTIWFSKEIN; via the coding sequence ATGAGTCAAATCACAAGCCGCATCTACGAAGGCGAAAAAGACTTTCATACCATCATTGATCTGCTAACGAAACTCCGACCTGCAAAGCATCTCAATGATTATCCTGTCAAAGTGGATATCGAAGAAAACCTTGCGGCCGAAAATATCCAAGCAAATACGCGGATATGGTTTAATGACGGTCAACCTATAGCTTGGGCTTATTTAGATGATTTCAACAATCTTCGTTGGGAGATCGACAGTCAATACGATGAATTGATCGGCGCGGAGTTGGTTGCATGGGGAGAGTCTTGTATTCGAAGGACGTCCACAGACGGTGAAGCGAATACGCTGGATGCAAGTTGCAGGGAAGATTACGCAGAGCGAATCTCGTTTTTGAAGCGACATGGCTTTCATCAAACAGAGGGGACAAGCATTGCAATGACACGTGACCTTTCCGTATCAATTCCTGAACCCAAACTGCCACAAGGATTCACGATCCGCCCGATCCAAGGGATGGAAGAAGCGGAAGCGGTCGCATCCACGCATCGCGCCGCCTTTGGCACAGATTACATGACCACCGAAAATCGTCTCACCATTATGAATACAAGCGAATACGATCCATCACTGGATCTACTCGCCATTGCACCGGACGGAACGGTCACCGCATATTGCACTTGCTCAGTCAACGAAAAGGAAAAGACCGGCATGACCGATCCTGTTGCCACTCATCCCAACTATCAGCGTATGGGGCTGGCTCGTGCGCTCCTGCTCACAGGGATGAAATTGCTTAAGGAACGCGGAATGGCATCCGCTCATTTGGGCACAAGCGGAGATAACGTCGCCATGCAAAAGACCGCAGAATCTGTCGACTTTAAAGTAGAATACACGACCATCTGGTTCTCAAAGGAAATAAATTAA
- a CDS encoding TIGR03617 family F420-dependent LLM class oxidoreductase → MKLDAALPIVGLKDVSAIAKAAEEIGFDALWTQETQHDPFLPGALIAEHTTRLNFGTAIAVSFARSPANMAYTAWDLAAQSNGRFILGLGTQVKAHIERRFGQPWPESPVKKLREQIEVIRAFWDNWQNGTKLNYRGEYYKITLMSPFFNPGPLPHPNPLPQGEGTRGPIPIYIAGVKTGLAKLAGEVCEGFHAHPFHSVRYLKEVILPAIEEGATKEGRSKKDIAVSVSAFIATSPEEMNFARAQVSFYASTPSYRPVMDLHGWSGIAETLSMHAAKGEWSEMPMLITDEMLSEFCLVTEEAKLADELKKRYEGIADRLTLYTPFVPGEKDEWWKGLKNGFEH, encoded by the coding sequence ATGAAACTCGATGCCGCACTCCCTATTGTTGGATTGAAAGATGTTTCCGCAATTGCAAAAGCCGCGGAAGAAATTGGATTCGACGCTCTATGGACTCAGGAGACTCAACATGACCCGTTTCTCCCGGGTGCCTTGATCGCCGAACATACAACGCGTCTCAACTTCGGGACGGCTATTGCGGTTTCCTTTGCTCGTTCTCCTGCCAATATGGCTTACACCGCCTGGGATCTGGCCGCCCAATCGAATGGACGTTTCATCCTCGGGCTGGGCACACAAGTCAAAGCCCACATCGAGCGCAGGTTCGGTCAACCGTGGCCTGAGTCGCCCGTCAAGAAACTGCGTGAACAGATCGAAGTCATCCGCGCGTTTTGGGATAATTGGCAAAACGGCACGAAGCTGAATTATCGCGGGGAGTATTACAAAATAACTCTTATGTCTCCTTTCTTCAACCCGGGACCTCTCCCTCATCCTAACCCTCTCCCACAGGGAGAGGGGACTCGTGGCCCCATTCCTATTTACATTGCAGGCGTGAAAACGGGACTCGCCAAACTCGCAGGCGAAGTGTGTGAGGGATTCCATGCCCATCCATTTCATAGCGTGCGATATTTGAAAGAGGTCATTCTCCCAGCCATCGAGGAAGGCGCGACAAAAGAAGGCAGAAGCAAAAAGGATATTGCCGTCTCAGTCAGCGCGTTCATCGCGACCTCTCCCGAAGAGATGAACTTCGCACGGGCACAAGTCTCGTTTTACGCATCCACCCCCTCCTACCGCCCCGTCATGGACTTGCACGGCTGGAGCGGCATCGCGGAAACACTGTCCATGCACGCGGCAAAAGGTGAATGGTCCGAGATGCCGATGCTTATTACCGATGAAATGCTAAGCGAATTTTGTTTGGTGACAGAAGAAGCCAAATTGGCTGATGAATTGAAGAAACGCTATGAAGGTATCGCCGACCGCCTGACGTTGTACACTCCCTTTGTGCCGGGCGAGAAGGATGAGTGGTGGAAGGGATTAAAAAATGGATTTGAACATTGA
- a CDS encoding peroxiredoxin family protein: protein MTMETNNSVDSIDAKIGSLAPDFKLAATNGQTISLKEFRGKKNVIVFFIRETTCPQCRTHVAQLGRMYDQFRDAGTEIIVILGEDVETSRKYAEEIGLPFPILADPDRAVYHLYELEKYFLLFQRTASLVVDKYGIVRYLKRTTIPNIWLQESRELYGFILSLNE from the coding sequence ATGACGATGGAAACTAACAACTCGGTTGATTCGATTGACGCCAAGATCGGTTCGCTCGCGCCAGACTTCAAGTTGGCCGCCACCAACGGGCAGACTATTTCGCTGAAAGAGTTTCGCGGCAAAAAGAATGTGATCGTGTTCTTCATCCGCGAGACGACCTGCCCACAGTGCCGCACACATGTAGCGCAACTCGGGAGAATGTACGACCAATTCCGTGATGCTGGCACAGAGATCATCGTCATCCTCGGCGAGGATGTTGAAACATCGCGCAAGTATGCAGAGGAGATCGGCCTGCCGTTCCCGATCCTTGCCGACCCAGACCGCGCCGTGTATCACCTGTATGAATTGGAAAAATATTTTCTGCTCTTCCAACGCACGGCATCACTGGTCGTTGATAAATACGGTATCGTCCGTTATCTCAAACGCACCACCATCCCGAACATCTGGTTGCAGGAAAGCCGCGAGCTTTACGGCTTCATCCTAAGTTTGAACGAATAA
- a CDS encoding acyl-CoA thioesterase, giving the protein MAQFNFYHPIEVRYGDLDPQGHVNNAKHLTYFEQARIAYMIELGLFTKDQSFMEIGVILADVHITYLEPIYFGQNIKIGVHAAKLGNKSMTWEQNIVDANTDKVLAKGEVVMVTYDYRAEKTISIPQEWRKKITTFERLNV; this is encoded by the coding sequence ATGGCACAATTCAACTTCTATCATCCCATCGAAGTCCGTTACGGGGATCTGGACCCGCAGGGACATGTCAACAACGCCAAACATCTCACCTACTTCGAGCAGGCACGCATCGCCTACATGATCGAACTGGGGTTGTTCACCAAAGATCAGTCCTTCATGGAAATTGGCGTGATCCTTGCAGATGTGCACATCACCTACCTTGAACCTATCTACTTTGGACAGAACATCAAAATCGGAGTTCATGCCGCGAAGTTGGGAAACAAATCCATGACTTGGGAGCAGAACATCGTGGATGCCAATACGGACAAAGTATTAGCCAAGGGTGAAGTTGTGATGGTCACATACGATTATCGTGCCGAGAAGACAATCTCCATTCCGCAGGAGTGGAGGAAAAAGATAACAACGTTCGAACGTTTAAACGTTTGA
- a CDS encoding WD40 repeat domain-containing protein, whose translation MKQNKWFLLIVASVVGSLLLGACSISVELLSTPTASATAVASIPATDTPVPVASSVPATPTLTPTFIPIQSDTAQMLKNFMSVTEDEDVRSVAFSPDGTVLAAAGGNANDFNVHVWDVATGQLVGVLNGHTDIVWGLAFSPDGKLLASISRDHKAIIRDWRNGDILKILDFPGEVTSVSFSPDGQTLAVGGVNKPSEQGHTAAIWTYSVSTWELSVKFLEYINITAMAYSPNGDILIGGGTSRNIQVWSVSDGASLFTLSHTHQVLKAVISPDGSTLATGTCTKVVNSVCADGGIWLWDLPTGKLIKKLNGFPDFVENLAFSADSSLLIAGSRDGTLHVYETSNYGSIFETKSPDGINAMSLSSDDKVLAIGTYNGDIHFWRIEPRP comes from the coding sequence ATGAAACAAAATAAATGGTTTTTACTAATAGTTGCTAGTGTAGTAGGTTCGCTATTGCTTGGTGCATGCAGTATCTCGGTTGAACTGTTGTCCACGCCCACGGCTTCTGCAACTGCTGTTGCCTCCATTCCTGCAACAGATACGCCAGTACCGGTAGCGTCGTCAGTGCCTGCGACTCCCACGTTGACTCCTACATTCATACCGATCCAGTCGGATACCGCTCAAATGCTCAAGAATTTCATGAGCGTCACAGAAGATGAAGATGTACGTAGTGTAGCTTTTTCACCGGATGGAACCGTCCTTGCTGCGGCGGGAGGAAATGCCAACGATTTCAACGTCCATGTATGGGATGTGGCGACAGGTCAACTTGTAGGCGTGTTGAACGGACACACCGATATTGTTTGGGGTTTGGCCTTTTCGCCAGATGGAAAATTGCTTGCGTCGATATCTCGGGATCATAAAGCGATCATCCGTGATTGGCGTAATGGAGATATCCTAAAGATTTTAGATTTCCCTGGTGAAGTTACCAGCGTAAGCTTTTCACCGGATGGTCAGACTCTGGCAGTGGGCGGAGTCAATAAGCCGTCTGAACAAGGTCACACGGCTGCCATCTGGACCTATTCGGTGAGTACATGGGAACTATCGGTGAAATTCCTTGAGTACATCAACATCACAGCTATGGCGTATTCTCCCAATGGCGATATTCTGATCGGTGGTGGAACTTCACGGAATATTCAGGTATGGAGCGTAAGCGACGGTGCTTCCCTTTTTACCCTCAGCCATACGCACCAAGTTTTAAAAGCTGTCATTTCACCAGATGGCTCCACTCTGGCAACAGGGACATGCACAAAGGTTGTGAACTCTGTATGTGCTGATGGTGGTATCTGGTTGTGGGATTTGCCTACGGGGAAATTGATTAAGAAGTTGAACGGTTTTCCTGACTTTGTGGAGAACCTGGCATTCTCTGCAGATAGCTCATTGTTGATCGCAGGTTCACGTGATGGAACGTTGCATGTTTATGAGACATCGAACTACGGCTCCATCTTTGAAACAAAATCCCCAGATGGAATCAATGCCATGTCCCTTTCATCGGATGATAAAGTCCTTGCCATAGGCACGTATAATGGCGATATTCACTTTTGGCGGATTGAGCCTCGTCCGTAA
- a CDS encoding Crp/Fnr family transcriptional regulator: protein MLKMVEIKKDSTRNLLADIDLFVGLTPSQLDWVAQNAHRRVFEAGRNVMTIEQPGEAVFIILHGTVKIHIEQGERDVIIAILGTGDMLGEMSLIDSIGRSASAVTLENSLMLWMDKSTFTYMLDNFPPVARNLVKILSARVRLSDQLIQALATLDVNGRVARQLLAFAEKYGREKDGVTQIRITLTQGDIADLVGASRKRVNQAMVLFKEQGLLDDTDGRISIMDGDGLARYCN from the coding sequence ATGCTCAAAATGGTTGAAATAAAGAAAGACAGTACACGCAATTTGCTCGCGGACATTGACTTGTTCGTTGGGCTGACTCCCTCGCAGTTGGATTGGGTGGCACAGAACGCGCATCGCCGCGTGTTCGAGGCGGGACGCAATGTGATGACCATTGAACAGCCCGGTGAAGCGGTGTTCATCATCCTGCATGGGACGGTGAAGATCCACATCGAGCAGGGCGAACGGGATGTGATCATTGCGATCTTGGGCACAGGCGATATGCTCGGTGAGATGAGCCTGATCGATAGCATTGGCCGCTCAGCCAGCGCAGTGACCTTGGAGAACAGCCTGATGCTGTGGATGGACAAGTCCACGTTCACGTACATGCTCGATAACTTCCCGCCGGTGGCGCGCAATTTGGTGAAGATACTTTCCGCGCGCGTTCGGTTATCCGATCAACTCATTCAAGCGCTGGCCACTTTAGATGTGAACGGACGTGTGGCCCGTCAACTGCTAGCATTTGCTGAGAAATATGGACGCGAGAAAGACGGCGTGACCCAGATCCGCATCACGCTCACACAAGGTGATATCGCTGACCTGGTCGGTGCCTCGCGCAAGCGAGTCAATCAGGCGATGGTGTTGTTCAAGGAACAGGGATTGCTCGACGATACAGACGGGAGAATCTCGATCATGGATGGCGACGGCTTGGCGAGGTATTGCAACTAA